A genomic window from Planococcus rifietoensis includes:
- a CDS encoding ABC transporter substrate-binding protein codes for MKKFNLMFLAAASMAALAACSSGDEEASGGSGSEGSADVDEITAWAWDPAFNIAALENAKEAYNGDGDYEVNIIENAQDDIIQKLNTGLSSGTTNGMPNIVLIEDYRAQSFLQAYPDAFHPLTDVINSDDFADYKIATTSYDGEQYGLPFDSGVAALYVRTDYLEEAGYSVEDVTDITWQEYIEIGKDVKEATGKNMLTLDPNDLAQVRMMIQTNGSWYVEEDGSTPNIAGNETLEAGFETYKEMMDADIAKIVSDWSQFVGAFNSGEVASVPTGNWITPSVKQAADQSGKWAVVPMPRLDMEGAVNASNLGGSSWYVLNVDGKEQAADFLLNTFGSNPELYQTLVEDIGALGTYSPAAEGDAYAVEDEFFGGQQLLTDLSTWTDEIPAVNYGLHTYAIEDILVTGMQDYLNGAELDTVLENVQGQAEAQLK; via the coding sequence ATGAAGAAGTTTAATCTTATGTTTTTGGCGGCAGCGAGCATGGCCGCATTAGCAGCTTGTTCTTCTGGGGATGAAGAGGCGAGCGGTGGCAGTGGATCAGAAGGTTCAGCTGACGTAGACGAGATTACGGCGTGGGCTTGGGATCCGGCTTTCAACATTGCAGCTCTTGAAAACGCAAAAGAAGCTTACAATGGCGATGGCGATTACGAAGTGAACATCATTGAAAATGCACAAGACGATATTATCCAAAAACTCAACACGGGCCTCAGCTCAGGGACAACAAACGGCATGCCGAACATTGTCCTGATTGAAGATTACCGTGCACAAAGTTTCTTGCAAGCTTATCCGGATGCTTTCCATCCATTGACGGACGTCATCAATTCTGACGACTTCGCAGATTACAAAATTGCCACGACCAGCTACGACGGCGAGCAATACGGATTGCCGTTCGACTCAGGCGTAGCGGCTCTCTATGTCCGTACAGACTATTTGGAAGAAGCCGGCTACTCAGTTGAAGACGTAACGGACATCACATGGCAGGAATACATCGAGATCGGGAAAGACGTCAAAGAAGCAACAGGCAAGAACATGCTGACTTTGGATCCGAACGATTTGGCGCAAGTGCGCATGATGATCCAGACAAACGGATCTTGGTATGTAGAAGAGGATGGTTCGACACCGAACATCGCCGGAAACGAAACACTTGAAGCCGGTTTTGAAACATACAAAGAAATGATGGATGCGGACATCGCGAAAATCGTTTCTGACTGGAGCCAATTTGTCGGCGCGTTCAACAGTGGCGAAGTAGCCAGTGTGCCAACAGGAAACTGGATCACGCCAAGCGTCAAGCAAGCAGCTGATCAATCCGGCAAGTGGGCAGTCGTTCCAATGCCTCGCTTGGATATGGAAGGTGCAGTTAACGCATCCAACCTAGGCGGCAGCTCATGGTACGTCTTGAACGTGGACGGCAAAGAACAAGCAGCAGATTTCCTATTGAATACATTCGGTTCAAATCCTGAGTTGTACCAAACACTTGTAGAAGATATCGGCGCTCTTGGGACTTATTCACCGGCAGCTGAAGGAGATGCATACGCAGTGGAAGACGAATTCTTCGGCGGGCAGCAGCTTCTCACAGACCTTTCTACATGGACAGACGAAATTCCAGCAGTCAACTATGGCCTTCACACATATGCGATCGAAGACATCCTGGTCACTGGAATGCAAGATTATTTGAACGGCGCAGAACTGGATACAGTACTTGAAAATGTCCAAGGGCAAGCTGAAGCACAACTCAAATAA
- a CDS encoding carbohydrate ABC transporter permease, with the protein MSQLGTKKAEVDLPVRTKYEESRRQKTGVFFKKKVGWLFIIISILAITIFNFYPMVQAFLLSFQSGMGANLEYVGLDNWRRLFGDPTFIAALTNTTIYLLIQVPLMIILALFFSVLLNDPKLKFKSFFRIAIFLPCVTSLVAYSVVFKYLFGIDGIINQFLLNFGFISETVNFLADPFWAKVVIILAITWRWTGYNMIFYLAALQNVDKSIYEAARIDGASSLQQFFQITVPMLKPIILFTSITSTIGTLQIFDEIVNITNGGPGNATISISQYIYNLSFEYTPDFGYASTVSYVIVILVVILSIIQFRVAGEKK; encoded by the coding sequence ATGAGCCAGCTAGGAACAAAAAAAGCCGAAGTGGATCTCCCCGTTCGTACGAAATATGAAGAGAGCAGGCGCCAAAAAACCGGTGTCTTTTTCAAGAAAAAAGTGGGTTGGCTGTTTATCATTATCTCAATCCTTGCCATCACCATTTTCAACTTTTACCCGATGGTTCAAGCGTTCCTGTTGTCTTTCCAATCCGGAATGGGCGCGAACCTGGAATATGTAGGCCTTGATAACTGGCGCCGCCTGTTCGGCGACCCAACCTTTATCGCCGCATTGACCAATACAACGATCTACTTGTTGATCCAAGTGCCGTTGATGATCATCTTGGCATTATTCTTCTCCGTATTACTGAATGACCCGAAACTGAAGTTCAAAAGTTTCTTCAGGATTGCCATTTTCCTGCCGTGTGTCACTTCACTCGTTGCCTATTCAGTCGTCTTTAAGTACTTGTTTGGCATTGATGGCATCATCAACCAATTTTTGCTGAATTTTGGCTTTATCTCCGAAACGGTCAATTTCTTGGCTGATCCGTTTTGGGCAAAAGTCGTCATCATTTTGGCCATCACATGGAGATGGACGGGCTATAACATGATTTTCTATTTGGCGGCATTGCAAAACGTCGACAAATCCATTTACGAAGCTGCCCGAATTGATGGGGCCAGCTCGCTCCAGCAGTTTTTCCAAATTACGGTCCCGATGCTTAAGCCGATCATTTTGTTCACATCCATCACATCGACGATCGGTACATTGCAAATCTTCGATGAAATCGTCAACATCACAAACGGCGGACCGGGGAATGCGACCATTTCGATTTCGCAATACATTTACAACTTGTCCTTTGAATACACGCCTGACTTTGGCTACGCATCAACCGTTTCCTACGTCATCGTAATTCTCGTAGTAATCCTTTCAATTATCCAATTCAGAGTGGCGGGTGAGAAAAAATGA
- a CDS encoding carbohydrate ABC transporter permease: MNRLKRIFIYTFLSVAAIVSIFPFLWMLTSITNKSVDVTQGRLLPGTHLIENFKTLFATVDIVPALINSSIIAIITTILTLLLASLAGYGFEIHRSKGKDIVFTILLLSMMIPFAAIMVPLYRMFGSISETAPLIGIDSLGAVILPTATTAFFIFFFRQNTKMFPKDLVEAGRIDGLSEIGVFFRIYMPTMKTTYAAAAIIAFMNSWNNYLWPLVILQSPEKRTIPLLISNLGSSYSPDYGVIMSAIVIATLPTALVFFLMQKHFVAGMMGSVKG, from the coding sequence ATGAACAGATTAAAACGAATCTTCATCTACACGTTTCTCAGTGTCGCAGCGATTGTTTCCATTTTCCCATTCCTATGGATGCTCACCAGCATCACCAATAAATCGGTCGATGTCACGCAAGGACGTTTGCTTCCGGGAACGCATTTGATCGAAAACTTTAAAACGCTTTTTGCGACTGTCGACATAGTGCCAGCGTTAATCAACTCATCCATTATCGCGATCATCACGACGATTTTAACGCTTCTCTTGGCATCGCTTGCCGGTTACGGGTTTGAGATTCACCGCAGCAAAGGAAAAGACATCGTCTTTACGATCTTGTTGTTGTCGATGATGATTCCGTTTGCGGCGATCATGGTGCCGCTGTACCGCATGTTCGGCAGCATCAGTGAAACGGCGCCGCTTATCGGCATCGACTCGCTTGGCGCGGTCATTTTGCCGACAGCGACTACGGCGTTCTTCATCTTCTTTTTCCGCCAAAACACCAAGATGTTTCCGAAAGATTTGGTGGAAGCGGGCCGAATCGATGGTTTGAGTGAGATCGGCGTCTTTTTCCGGATCTACATGCCAACGATGAAAACGACTTACGCAGCTGCGGCAATCATCGCTTTCATGAACAGCTGGAACAACTACTTATGGCCATTGGTCATTTTGCAGTCGCCGGAAAAACGGACGATTCCGCTGCTGATTTCCAATCTCGGCTCGAGCTACTCGCCAGACTATGGCGTCATCATGTCAGCGATCGTCATCGCAACATTGCCGACAGCGCTCGTATTCTTCCTCATGCAGAAGCACTTTGTTGCAGGCATGATGGGCTCGGTTAAGGGTTAA
- a CDS encoding alpha-galactosidase, whose translation MPILYNDATREFHLQTEKTSYIFSILKNEQLGQLYYGKKLRHRNSFERLFHIEEMPNTACVYEGDLVFSLDILKQEYPAYGTTDFREPAYQVLQQGGSRITNFVYQNHTIHQGKNQLAGLPATYVEHDEEATTLEISLYDEAIDVEIQLSYSVFEQLNAITRSVRFINHGQGDVNLTRAMSASIDLPDSDFEMVQLSGAWVRERHVHNRKLVPGLQSISSTRGTSSAHQNPFLALKRPSTTEHHGEVYGVSLVYSGNFLAQVEVDHYDVTRLMIGINPFDFNWLLESGESFQAPEVVMVYSPDGLNDMSQTYHKLYRSRLARGTWRDRERPVLINNWEATYFDFDETKILELAKSSKELGVELFVLDDGWFGKRDADTTSLGDWFEDKRKLPSGLSQLAKNIADLEMKFGLWFEPEMVSKASELYKEHPDWILHVPNRKSSHGRNQLVLDFSRQEVVDYIYGLVAGVLRDAPISYVKWDMNRYMTEVGSLELPANRQREVAHRYILGVYSLYERLTSEFPDVLFESCAGGGSRFDPGMLYYAPQGWTSDDTDAVERLKIQYGTSMVYPISSMGAHVSAVPNHQVGRITSLKTRADVAYFGAFGYELDVTKMNDDDKVVVAEQIAFYKENRSLIQQGQFYRLASPFAEDGNVTSWMVVSDDQSEAIFGYYQVLAKPNPGYARAFFKGLNPEFEYTIDGIDDTFYGDELMGAGVQLNRYRQNQHPSDFSSIIYKLTRV comes from the coding sequence GTGCCGATTTTATATAACGACGCCACACGTGAGTTTCATCTGCAAACCGAGAAGACCAGCTATATTTTCAGCATCCTGAAAAATGAACAGCTTGGCCAGTTGTATTACGGCAAAAAACTGCGCCACCGGAACTCGTTCGAGCGTTTGTTTCATATCGAGGAAATGCCGAATACCGCTTGCGTCTATGAAGGCGATTTGGTGTTCTCGCTCGATATTCTCAAACAGGAATATCCGGCATACGGAACGACGGATTTCCGCGAGCCGGCATACCAAGTGCTGCAACAAGGCGGCAGCCGCATTACAAATTTCGTCTATCAAAATCACACCATCCATCAAGGGAAAAACCAGCTCGCTGGCTTGCCCGCGACATATGTCGAGCATGACGAGGAAGCGACTACCTTGGAAATTTCGTTGTATGACGAAGCGATCGATGTGGAGATCCAGCTATCCTATAGCGTATTTGAACAACTGAACGCCATCACCCGCTCCGTCCGCTTTATCAATCACGGCCAAGGAGACGTCAATTTGACGAGAGCAATGAGTGCGAGCATCGATTTGCCGGATTCGGATTTCGAGATGGTTCAGTTGTCGGGTGCGTGGGTCAGGGAGCGCCATGTCCACAATCGCAAATTGGTGCCAGGCCTTCAAAGCATCAGCAGCACAAGGGGCACGAGTAGCGCCCATCAAAATCCATTTTTGGCATTGAAGCGCCCGTCGACTACCGAGCATCACGGCGAAGTGTACGGCGTGAGTTTGGTGTACAGCGGCAATTTCCTGGCTCAAGTCGAAGTCGACCATTACGACGTGACGCGATTGATGATCGGTATCAACCCATTTGATTTTAATTGGCTGTTGGAAAGCGGCGAAAGTTTCCAGGCACCGGAAGTGGTCATGGTCTATTCGCCGGATGGCTTGAATGATATGAGCCAGACCTATCACAAGCTGTACCGTAGCCGTTTGGCGCGCGGAACATGGCGCGACCGGGAACGCCCGGTATTGATCAACAACTGGGAAGCGACGTATTTTGATTTTGATGAAACGAAAATTTTGGAACTCGCGAAGTCTTCCAAGGAATTGGGCGTGGAGTTGTTCGTCTTGGACGACGGCTGGTTCGGCAAGCGCGATGCGGACACGACGTCTCTCGGTGACTGGTTTGAAGACAAGCGCAAATTACCGAGCGGCCTCAGTCAATTGGCGAAAAACATTGCCGATTTGGAAATGAAATTCGGTTTGTGGTTCGAACCGGAAATGGTGTCAAAGGCAAGCGAATTGTACAAAGAGCATCCGGACTGGATCCTTCATGTGCCGAATCGCAAAAGCTCGCATGGCCGCAATCAACTCGTGTTGGATTTCTCCCGCCAGGAAGTGGTGGATTATATCTACGGTTTGGTAGCTGGCGTACTGCGGGATGCGCCGATTTCCTATGTGAAATGGGACATGAACCGCTATATGACAGAAGTGGGTTCATTGGAATTGCCGGCGAACCGCCAGCGGGAAGTCGCACACCGCTATATTCTTGGCGTGTATTCCTTGTACGAACGATTGACTTCGGAATTTCCGGATGTCCTGTTCGAATCCTGTGCAGGAGGCGGCAGCCGCTTCGACCCAGGAATGCTCTATTACGCGCCGCAAGGGTGGACGAGTGATGACACCGATGCGGTCGAGCGCTTGAAGATCCAATACGGCACGTCGATGGTCTATCCGATCAGTTCGATGGGCGCGCATGTTTCAGCGGTACCGAATCATCAAGTGGGACGCATCACGAGCTTGAAGACACGGGCGGATGTCGCGTATTTCGGCGCATTCGGCTACGAACTCGATGTCACGAAGATGAACGATGATGACAAAGTTGTTGTTGCCGAGCAAATCGCTTTCTATAAAGAAAACCGTTCGCTCATTCAACAAGGCCAATTTTATCGGCTGGCCAGCCCGTTTGCAGAAGACGGCAACGTGACAAGCTGGATGGTGGTATCAGATGATCAGAGCGAAGCGATATTCGGCTATTACCAAGTCCTTGCCAAACCGAACCCAGGATATGCACGCGCATTCTTCAAAGGGCTCAACCCCGAATTCGAATACACCATCGATGGGATCGACGATACGTTTTACGGGGATGAATTGATGGGAGCAGGCGTGCAGCTCAACCGCTATCGCCAAAACCAACATCCTTCTGATTTTTCTTCTATTATTTATAAATTAACGCGAGTGTAA